Genomic segment of Deinococcus radiopugnans ATCC 19172:
TTCCACCGACGGGGAGTACGGCGTGCGGCTGGCCCTGTCGGCCCGCACCGATCTGCCGCCCCACATCCTGAGACGCCTGCGCGTGGATCCGCACCCGCTGATCCGCCGCCGCCTGCAACTGCAGGGATTTGGGATGACCGGAACAGGCCCGTGAGCGACGTGATCCCCTCCCTTGCCTTGCGCCAGCCGATCATCTTCCTGGACGTGGAAACCGGGGGTCGTGACCCGGCCCGCCACCCGCTGCTGACGGTGGGGGCCGTGACGCTGGGCCTGGACGGTCAGATTTCACGGCCCATTCACCTGCGGGTCAGGCATCACGAATACTGCGTGGAGCCGGGCGCCCTGGCCGTGACCGGCATCGATCTGCTGGACCATGACCGCGCCGCCCAGCCGCCCGAGGAGGTGGCCGCCGCCCTGCGCGAATACGCCGCCGGGGTGGGCCGGGTGATGCTGGGCGGCCACAACTTCGGCTTTGACCTGGGCTTCTTGCGCCCGCTGCTGCCGGACCTGCGCCGG
This window contains:
- a CDS encoding 3'-5' exonuclease yields the protein MSDVIPSLALRQPIIFLDVETGGRDPARHPLLTVGAVTLGLDGQISRPIHLRVRHHEYCVEPGALAVTGIDLLDHDRAAQPPEEVAAALREYAAGVGRVMLGGHNFGFDLGFLRPLLPDLRRVFRSSYVDTKLTAQFLIHAGVLPHGVGTPLAQLTEHFGIEYAAHDALEDATATAKVYVELLRLVGAGPATG